GCTCCCCGTCTCCTCATGTTTACCCGCCATGTACTAGCATGCACTCCTATAGTCTACTAGTACTAATCCGCGTTCTGCTGCACAGCACACGCACATTGATCAACCACCGCGCAACTCTGAGAGAGCGAGCATGGCGCACTCCGCCCGCCGCCTACGCCCCAAGTTCGCCGCGCCGTCCCTCTCTTGGAGCTGCCTCCACAAGCTGGTCGGTAACACACTAGCAGCTAGCAAACCACCGAGACACCGCCATTCCCCTCTTGCTCTTGATTAATCTAGCCGATCACATATTCAcattcctgaatcctgacCGCCGGctttatttgtttgttgcttgtgtgtgtttttgctGCAGCGCGTCCCGGCCGAGTTCGCGGCGGGGCTGGATCCCGGCGCCGGGGTTCAgggggaggaagacggcgcggaGCAGCGGGAGGTGCTGGTGGTGGGCCCGCTCGGGAAGGTCTGGCGCGTGGAGCTCCTCTGCCAGCagcaggacggcggcggcggcggcggggtgtgGTGGTTGGGCGGCGGATgggcggagctcgcggcggcgcacggcgtcggcgagggcTGGTCCGTGGTGCTCCGGCGGGAGCGGCGTGGGGTGGCCACCGTGGCCGCGTTCGACCCGGCTTGCTGCCTCGCGCGCCTCTGCACTCCTCGCCCAGGTTCCCCTCCTTCATCGCGAAATGTCTTTTTAATTACGGACAATGCAGGTTTTTTATTATGTGCACTCCTCACTGGGCCACACTTGCTATCCCTCGCTCCTCGGAATTTTTTTACTACCGCCTGCTGGCACATCTGGAAGCAATGCAAATATGCAATGGCCTCATCTTCAATTAGATCCCGCCCTCTGCCTGACTGCCTCCTCCATGTCAAAGAGGACCTCTCCTTCAAAGTGTCAGGCCTAAGGATGGCGTCAAAGATGCGCTTCTTCTAGCTTGGCTGGTCTCTGTCCCCACCCACCTGTAACCTTTTAATGTTACTCCGTATCAATATATGCCCCAATATATACTGCAGTCAAAACAAATATCGAAAATTTCATTGCCCGTTCcgtcaaaaaacaaaattctcaTTGTCCTATCCAGGTTCACAACACTACACCACTTATTGAGACAAAATAAGTCATGTAGACGATGGATCCCTCAAATACGACCTTTGTGTGGCCTAGATAGACTTCAATTTTGCCGGAGCCAAGGCACCAGTTAAAGATCAAACCTATACAGTGGCAGCTCCATATGTAAGCTGTGATGTTAATTAACATCACAGCTTTTCTAAAATTCCCTTGACttaattatccaaaaaatcATATGATCATGAAGGTTTTGAAAGGAATGACATCACAGGTTTGTAGGTTTGGCACCGCCACTGCCTATATACGAGCAGTTCCAACTTCTAAGGAACACCGCCAGAGCATGCAGTTGTGACTTGTGACTGATGATGCTTCTCTCGTACCAACAGATGCATGGCTGCTTGCAGGATGatatcaaaaaagaaaaataacacatgcatgcagggcCCAACGATGACCACCTCGACCATGCAGCGCGTGCGTCTAAGTTGACTTTTTCAAAAACGGCGTAGTTATATGAGGATTCTACAGCCTGGGCGTGTTAAGCAAGCTTGTTCGCGGCATAGACCTCACGAAGAAGCATGACCGAGAGGAGGCATATATATGATGAGGACTCCATCGGCTAGCTTGTGCCAACGATTCAATGATGGAATACCCATATTTTAAAACAGATCTGAACCATTGAAACCTATTTTACTGTTTCTTGTGGGAATTTCTAGAGATCTATCTTTTTTCTGATTAACCCATCATGCACGTTTAGTACATAATAGAAGATTCCTATGTTTGTGCAAATTTCATAAACTTGTAGCTTCTTTTAACAATGTGTGTATGGTTGCATAGGTGTAATGTTCAAGAATAGGCCTCGGTTCATCAAGTTGCTTCAACCAGATGACCTAGAGAAGATGGTAAGGATGATATACCATTACCTGCTTGTCTCCTCTGATAATCATTACAAACCCAGTACCATTATTTATCAACTTAACAAGCTCTGAACTGAAGGTCATGTtattttcccctcaaaatgTTCTTTCAGAGAGTCCCTGATAAGTTTGTGCAGGAGCACTTGACTGAAACTGAAAGTTGCCCAAGCAGCCAAACCGCTATCATCCTTAGCCCTCTCAGTAAGTTCTGGCGAGTCGAGCTAGAGCGAGGGCAATCCGATGTTCTATTCAAAGGTGGTTGGGCACGGTTTCTGATGGCGCATGATCTCTCCCAAGGGAACATCCTGGTCTTCCGGTATGAAGGTAATATGGTGTTTTCGGTTGAGGTGTTCCTGCAGAATGGGTGTCTGAAGGAGTACACTAGAGCAGGTGCTCTGATCCTAACTGATGATCCAAATGGCCCAAGAACTGGAACCCCACAAAGTAAGCTAATACAGTCTTGCCAGAATTGAACTGCTTCATGTGGGATTCCTGCAAAATTTCCTGTTTGTTGTTCTAAATGGCCAACTTGAACACTCATGGATCTTTATTTTGTCATGTGAAATGTGTTTGTGCAGGTGGCAATGAACTCGTAGTTGCAACTGCCAGCAAGAAAAGGAAGTACACGAAACGAGTTGTTTCCCCAAATTCTGCAAACAAGGTTGGGTCACAGTGCAAACTAGCCAACACTTTACGAAAGCCCTCATTCAAGAAGCAGATAAATCGCTATTCTCTTAAAAGCTTTTTGGTGAGGACTACATTTTATTCCCTTTATATTTCAGTTTATTAGGGTCCAGACTGTGGATACAACTGTCAAGGAATTAGAAATTAGTCTCGAGGCAATATCACAGCTACTCTGTTCCTTGCTTTCTGAAACAATTCATAGAGGTCTTTGTACTGAGCATTTTGTTATATTGAACTGTTGCAACTGCAATTATGAACTTTTTCACTATAAAgtacaaacaacaaaaatgtgCTATTAAGTTCAATGGTTTTGTACTTTATGTCAATTCATGTGCAGATGTCTTCAATCAAATGGTTGACATTATCCTGAAGTGAAGTCttaggtagtgtttggttgagaTCATGAACTAGAATGTAATGGAATGGTTCCAAAAGTTGAGATGATTCCCGTGTTTGGTTCTTAGAACACAGAGAAATGGAatggaaccatatggttcctcaAAAGGGAATATTCCCTCAATATGCCTAACCATCTCATTCCTCAAAAATGTAGGAATGAGTTGGTTACAAGTAGAACCAGTGATCTAAATGTTTGGTTCTTAGGATATAGAAAAGTAGAACCGTTCCATTACATTCCATTCCTATAAGAATAGAACCGTTCCGTTCCATTCCACCTAGCTCTagaaccaaacactaccttaATTTATTGAGTGAATTCCAGTTTTGACCCCCAAATTCCAATCTTTTGACAATTTTGACCCCATTTAGTGGGTTTTCCATTTTTTGACCCCATTTAGCAAAAGTTCTGCCACTAATGGCCCCACTTAAGCTTATGAAATCAATACTCTCATGACTCATGAGCCTGTCCTTAATTAGCCCCTTGCTAGTCAATTTAATTCTACACTCATTGATCAAATTATACGCTCACAAATAattgagagagagggagagtaTAGTCTACTCATCAATCAAATTAAAACATGATTAGACATTTACAATAGATCGATCGGCAAATAGAAACTCTTATCTTCCTTGCACCAACATATATCGacatctagctagctagatcgtTCTATATATGTGATCACTACAAGCGTCCAGATCACTAACTATGGAAATGTGTCCGATTTGGAGCTTACTATATTTTTTTGCAGCTCCACAATATGACAAATCTGTACAGTATGTAATCTGGAAGAAAGATGCATCCAATTTGGCATGCCATGTCGGCCTGGAAAGTGGGTCCCACTTGTCAGAATGGAGGGGATTCGGGTCAAAAGCTTAAATGGGGTCATTAGTCTTAAATCAGTGGggtcagaaaacaaaaatcccaCTAAATGGGGTCAAAACTGTCAAAACA
This is a stretch of genomic DNA from Brachypodium distachyon strain Bd21 chromosome 1, Brachypodium_distachyon_v3.0, whole genome shotgun sequence. It encodes these proteins:
- the LOC104582143 gene encoding putative B3 domain-containing protein Os06g0632500, translated to MAHSARRLRPKFAAPSLSWSCLHKLRVPAEFAAGLDPGAGVQGEEDGAEQREVLVVGPLGKVWRVELLCQQQDGGGGGGVWWLGGGWAELAAAHGVGEGWSVVLRRERRGVATVAAFDPACCLARLCTPRPGVMFKNRPRFIKLLQPDDLEKMRVPDKFVQEHLTETESCPSSQTAIILSPLSKFWRVELERGQSDVLFKGGWARFLMAHDLSQGNILVFRYEGNMVFSVEVFLQNGCLKEYTRAGALILTDDPNGPRTGTPQSGNELVVATASKKRKYTKRVVSPNSANKVGSQCKLANTLRKPSFKKQINRYSLKSFLAVKRTFCSSIGLVSACTIKLQTSMDSTRSWSVPFNTANTYGYITGPRWKRFCRDNKLKEGDLCTFNIVKTTVWHVVIN